One Niallia circulans DNA segment encodes these proteins:
- a CDS encoding IS3 family transposase (programmed frameshift) — translation MSRKFYSAEEKYEIVKAFDESLSSLKVASIYKVHHATVLEWKYKFDTFGLEGLKESSAWKKYSEELKLSAIKEYLSGGSSIREVSRMYEISHPSVLRSWIRKYNSHSELKDASQERTGSMTNESKLTWEERLHIVLDCLGNGKNYQEAADTYQVSYQQVYHWVKKYEDGGEEALKDRRGKRKEESKLTPEEKFKLQMKKLERENERLRAENLYLKKLGGDRKEEKIKPIRFEDKYIAIQELHREENISISLLCEIVKIARSAYYKWLNRLPTSQDLLNEKIIKEMKILHEKVDSTFGYRQMTLHMNRQFKEKLNHKRIYRLMKVAGLRSIIRTKKKRYKHFTPKQVAENRLNREFTAEKPNEKWVTDVTEFKYGQSRKAYLSAIRDLYDGSIVSFVIGHSNNNRLVFKTLDQATALLLEEEHPLIHSDRGYQYTSKGFKQRIDAAKMTQSMSRVGRCIDNGPMESFWGTLKCEKYYIHKYKTFEELEHAIEEYIHFYNYERYQKRLNGLSPMEYRAQAV, via the exons CTGCAGAAGAAAAATATGAAATAGTGAAGGCGTTTGATGAATCACTTTCTTCACTTAAAGTGGCATCCATTTATAAAGTACATCATGCCACCGTTTTGGAATGGAAATATAAGTTTGATACCTTTGGCTTAGAAGGATTAAAGGAGTCTTCCGCATGGAAAAAATATTCGGAAGAACTAAAGTTATCCGCCATAAAAGAGTATTTGTCCGGTGGTTCTTCGATTCGTGAGGTTTCTAGAATGTATGAAATATCCCATCCCTCTGTCCTCAGAAGTTGGATTAGGAAGTATAATAGTCATAGTGAATTAAAAGATGCGTCACAAGAAAGGACGGGCTCTATGACTAACGAAAGCAAACTAACTTGGGAAGAACGATTACATATTGTACTTGATTGCTTGGGGAACGGAAAAAATTATCAAGAAGCAGCGGATACGTATCAAGTTTCTTATCAACAAGTTTATCACTGGGTAAAGAAGTATGAAGATGGCGGAGAAGAAGCGTTGAAAGATAGACGTGGTAAAAGGAAAGAGGAATCAAAGCTAACTCCAGAAGAAAAATTCAAGCTTCAAATGAAAAAGCTAGAAAGAGAAAATGAACGGTTACGTGCGGAGAATTTGTATTTAAAAAAGTTGG GAGGAGATAGAAAGGAGGAGAAAATAAAGCCTATCCGATTCGAGGATAAATATATCGCTATCCAGGAGCTTCACAGGGAAGAAAACATAAGTATTTCTTTACTTTGTGAAATAGTCAAAATAGCACGATCCGCCTATTATAAATGGCTGAATCGTCTCCCTACTTCCCAGGATTTACTGAATGAAAAAATCATAAAAGAAATGAAGATTCTTCATGAAAAAGTGGATAGCACCTTCGGTTATCGTCAAATGACGCTTCACATGAATAGACAGTTTAAAGAGAAACTTAATCATAAAAGAATCTATCGACTAATGAAAGTGGCGGGCTTACGCTCGATTATCCGCACCAAGAAGAAACGTTATAAACACTTTACTCCTAAACAGGTGGCGGAAAATAGACTAAATCGAGAATTTACTGCGGAAAAACCAAATGAAAAATGGGTTACAGATGTAACGGAATTTAAGTATGGCCAATCAAGGAAGGCTTATTTAAGTGCGATTCGTGACCTTTATGATGGCTCCATTGTAAGTTTTGTTATAGGACATTCCAATAATAATAGACTTGTATTTAAGACGCTAGACCAAGCAACTGCACTATTATTAGAGGAGGAACATCCACTTATCCATAGTGATCGTGGGTATCAATATACCTCCAAAGGATTTAAGCAAAGGATAGATGCGGCGAAAATGACGCAGAGTATGTCAAGAGTTGGTCGGTGTATTGATAATGGACCGATGGAATCTTTTTGGGGAACACTGAAATGTGAGAAGTATTATATACATAAATATAAGACATTTGAGGAACTTGAACATGCGATAGAGGAGTATATTCATTTTTATAATTATGAAAGATATCAAAAACGATTAAACGGCTTAAGCCCTATGGAATATAGAGCTCAAGCTGTTTAA